The following coding sequences are from one Capsicum annuum cultivar UCD-10X-F1 chromosome 3, UCD10Xv1.1, whole genome shotgun sequence window:
- the LOC107852259 gene encoding uncharacterized protein LOC107852259, protein MRGYDNVHGGFDFRDKNEEGAAFLDFVRAFGLVVVNFNFSKKVDHLITFWCAIAKTQIDFLLLRKGNRAMCKDCEGDVDTTWDRVVSCIKEIARERLGVSRGRSGKNRRDWWWNREVKKKVEIKTAIYTKLVEIKDKKEKRTNMEEYKVSRKEAKLAVTIAKTTFERLYTTLQKRDEEKRLYSKDTERRDRDLDQVSASRGRMTK, encoded by the exons ATGAGAGGATATGACAATGTGCATGGAGGCTTTGATTTCAGGGATAAGAATGAAGAGGGAGCTGCTTTTTTGGATTTTGtgagggcctttgggttggtggtagtaAATTTTAACTTCTCGAAGAAGGTGGATCACCTTATTACCTTTTGGTGTGCGAttgccaagactcagattgacttctTATTGCTTAGGAAGGGGAATAGAGCGATGTGTAAGGACTGTGAG GGGGATGTAGATACTACATGGGATAGGGTTGTCAGTTGCATTAAGGAGATAGCTAGAGAGAGGCTGGGTGTATCGAGGGGTCGGTCTGGTAAGAACCGgagggactggtggtggaacagagaagttaagaagaaggtggagatTAAGACGGCAATTTATACTAAGTTGGTTGAGATTAAGGATAAAAAGGAGAAGCGGACGAACATGGAGGAGTACAAGGTATCTAGGAAGGAAGCTAAGCTTGCGGTTACGATAGCTAAAACAACTTTTGAGAGATTGTATACGACATTACAAAAGAGAGATGAGGAGAAGAGGTTGTATTCTAAAGATACGGAGCGGAGGGaccgtgaccttgaccaagtgagtGCATCAAGGGGGAGGATGACAAAGTAA